In Saccharomycodes ludwigii strain NBRC 1722 chromosome III, whole genome shotgun sequence, one DNA window encodes the following:
- the KRE33 gene encoding ribosome biosynthesis protein KRE33 (similar to Saccharomyces cerevisiae YNL132W | KRE33 | Killer toxin REsistant) — protein MGKKAIDSRIPILIRNGTQTKQRSLFIVVGDKARNQLPNLHYLMMSSDLKMNKSILWAYKKKLLGFTSHRKKREAKIKKEIKRGIREVNDQDPFEAFISNQNIRYVYYKETEKILGNTYGMCILQDFEALTPNLLARTIETVEGGGIIVLLLKSMSSLKQLYTMTMDIHSRYRTEAHDDVVARFNERFILSLGSNENCLVVDDELNVLPISGGKHVKALPLADDDELTPKQTELKNLKESLEDVQPAGSLVGLSRTVNQAQAILTFIDTISEKNLNSTVALTAGRGRGKSAALGISIAAAIAHGYSNIFVTSPSPENLKTLFEFIFKGFDALGYQEHIDYDIIQSTNPAFNKAIVRVDVKRGHRQTIQYIIPQDSHVLGQAELVVIDEAAAIPLPIVKKLLGPYLVFMASTINGYEGTGRSLSLKLIQQLREQSESTGREQSQTELVSRDNHKTTDSNLGGRTLREVSLDEPIRYAPGDLVEKWLNKLLCLDVQLIKNARFASRGTPHPSECNLFIVNRDTLFSYHPVSENFLQKMMSLYVASHYKNSPNDLQLMSDAPAHQLFVLLPPIDPKDGARVPDPLVVVQIALEGEISKESVRNSLSRGQRAGGDLIPWLISQQFQDEDFASLSGARVVRIATNPEYASMGYGSRAIELLGDYFEGKFTDLNEHNKTKNYDINRVNDYDLSRTNLLKEDVKLRDASTLPPLLLKLSEQPPHFLHYLGVSYGLTNSLHKFWKRNRFVPVYLRQTSNDLTGEHTCVMLKVLDNREDNWLSEFARDFHKRFLSLLSYDFKKFSASQALNVIQSAKRGEGKDYHVEPMTKTELDKILSPFDLKRLDSYANNLLDYHVILDLLPALSLLFFTNRMGESINLSSVQCAILLAVGLQHKSIDDVTKELNLPSNQVIAIFAKIMRKFSLYFRQLLSSHIEEELPKMEEDKIREMNGEDITAFDAGEILDKMDVELEEAGSEAVKAMKDRQKELINSLDLKKYAINDDTDEWKSQKQSLEKAAKNKGVVSVKSGTKKRNSGTAENIYKEEMGSLKKSKKPKKK, from the coding sequence atggggaAAAAAGCCATTGATTCTCGAAttccaattttaattaGAAATGGTACTCAAACCAAACAAAGAAGCTTATTCATCGTTGTTGGTGACAAAGCGCGTAATCAATTACCAAATTTACATTACTTAATGATGAGTTctgatttaaaaatgaacaaGAGCATTTTATGGgcctataaaaaaaaattactagGATTTACCTCTCacagaaaaaagagagaagccaaaattaaaaaggaaattaaaAGAGGTATTAGAGAGGTTAATGATCAAGACCCCTTTGAAGCTTTTATCTctaatcaaaatattagaTACGTGTATTACAAAGAAACTGAGAAAATTTTGGGTAATACATATGGTATGTGTATTTTACAGGATTTTGAGGCCTTAACTCCAAATTTATTAGCCAGGACCATTGAAACTGTAGAAGGTGGTGGGATCATtgttcttttattaaaatctaTGTCATCCTTGAAACAACTATACACCATGACCATGGATATACATTCTCGTTATAGAACTGAAGCTCACGATGACGTGGTGGCTCGATTCAACGAAAGATTTATATTATCTTTGGGTTCTAACGAAAATTGTTTAGTTGTTGACGATGAATTGAATGTTTTGCCCATTTCTGGTGGTAAACATGTGAAGGCTTTACCCTTAGCCGATGACGACGAATTAACCCCAAAGCAGactgaattgaaaaatttaaaggaATCTTTGGAAGATGTGCAACCGGCTGGATCCTTGGTTGGGTTATCAAGAACAGTTAACCAAGCACAAGCTATTTTAACATTTATAGACACGATTTccgaaaaaaatttaaattccACAGTCGCATTAACAGCTGGAAGAGGTAGAGGTAAATCTGCAGCTTTGGGTATTTCCATAGCTGCTGCCATCGCACATGGCtattctaatatttttgttacttCCCCGTCTCCAGAAAACTTGAAAACTTTgtttgaatttatttttaaggGTTTTGATGCATTAGGCTATCAAGAACACATTGATTACGATATTATTCAATCCACAAACCCTGCATTTAATAAAGCCATTGTGAGAGTTGATGTTAAGAGAGGACATAGACAAACTATTCAATATATTATCCCACAGGATTCACATGTTTTGGGTCAAGCTGAACTAGTAGTTATCGATGAAGCAGCAGCTATTCCATTGccaattgttaaaaaattgttggGTCCATACCTAGTCTTTATGGCTTCTACTATCAATGGTTATGAAGGCACAGGAAGAtctttatcattaaaattGATCCAACAGTTGCGTGAACAATCTGAAAGTACAGGCCGTGAACAATCTCAGACCGAACTGGTCTCCAGAGATAATCATAAGACTACAGACAGCAACTTAGGAGGTCGTACTTTACGTGAGGTTTCATTGGATGAACCAATTAGATACGCACCAGGTGATTTGGTTGAAAAGTGGCTGAATAAATTATTGTGTTTGGATGTCCAGTTGATCAAGAATGCCAGATTTGCTTCTAGAGGTACCCCACATCCTTCTGAgtgtaatttatttatcgtTAATAGGGACACTTTGTTTTCTTATCACCCAGTTtctgaaaattttttgcaAAAGATGATGTCTTTATACGTTGCTTCACATTACAAAAATTCACCAAATGACTTACAATTGATGAGCGACGCGCCAGCACATCAattgtttgttttattaccaCCTATCGATCCCAAAGATGGAGCTAGGGTACCAGACCCATTAGTTGTTGTACAGATAGCTTTAGAGGGTGAAATTTCCAAAGAAAGTGTCAGAAACTCTTTATCCAGAGGCCAAAGGGCTGGTGGCGACTTAATTCCATGGTTAATTTCCCAACAGTTCCAAGATGAGGATTTTGCTAGTCTAAGTGGTGCTCGTGTTGTAAGAATCGCTACTAACCCAGAATATGCCTCCATGGGGTATGGTTCAAGAGCTATTGAATTGTTGGGTGATTATTTCGAGGGCAAATTTACCGATTTAAATgaacataataaaacaaagaatTATGATATAAACAGGGTCAATGACTATGATTTGAGTAGgaccaatttattaaaggAAGACGTTAAATTAAGAGATGCAAGCACTTTGCCGccattattgttgaaaTTATCTGAACAACCACCTCACTTTCTACATTATTTAGGTGTTTCTTATGGTTTAACTAATTCTTTACACAAATTCtggaaaagaaatagaTTTGTTCCAGTTTACTTGCGTCAAACGTCCAACGATTTGACTGGTGAACATACATGTGTAATGTTGAAAGTCTTAGATAATAGAGAAGATAACTGGTTGTCAGAATTTGCTAGAGATTTTCACAAAAGGTTTTTATCCTTATTATCTTATGATTTCAAGAAATTCAGTGCGTCTCAAGCTTTGAATGTTATCCAAAGTGCTAAGAGGGGAGAAGGCAAGGATTATCATGTTGAACCCATGACTAAAACAGAATtggataaaattttatcgCCTTTTGATTTGAAAAGGTTAGATAGTTATGCTAACAATCTTTTAGACTATCATGTCattttagatttattacCGGCTTTGTCACTGCTTTTCTTTACAAATAGGATGGGTGAGTCTATAAACTTATCTAGCGTTCAATGTGCTATTCTATTAGCTGTTGGTTTGCAACATAAGAGCATCGATGATGTTACAAAGGAATTGAATTTACCTTCCAACCAAGTTATTGCAATCTTTGCTAAAATTATGAGAAAATTCTCCCTATATTTCCGTCAATTGTTAAGTTCTCATATTGAGGAGGAATTACCAAAGATGGAAGAAGATAAAATCAGGGAAATGAATGGAGAAGATATCACAGCTTTTGATGCTGGTGAGATTCTTGACAAGATGGATGTGGAATTGGAAGAAGCTGGGTCTGAAGCCGTTAAAGCCATGAAGGACAGACAAAAGGAGTTAATTAACTCATTAGATTTGAAGAAATATGCCATTAATGATGATACCGATGAATGGAAAAGTCAAAAGCAATCTTTGGAGAAAGCTGCTAAAAACAAAGGTGTTGTTAGTGTTAAATCTGGGActaaaaagagaaattcTGGGACTGCAGagaatatttataaagaagaaatggGGTCTTTAAAAAAGTCGAAGaaacccaaaaaaaaataa
- the TOM22 gene encoding Tom22p (similar to Saccharomyces cerevisiae YNL131W | TOM22 | Translocase of the Outer Mitochondrial membrane), which yields MVEITEIIEDQNTQDDVVADVLAEAVAETVAKAEEEEEDDDDEGEAYASDDEDSDYDDFDENETLFERIVALKDIVPPKQRNAVCNAFSTTVNIAKSIFSKGGSLTWTIATSALLLGVPLSLTILAEQQLIEMEKTFDLQSNANDLLGSAPQQPVPSPAAQ from the coding sequence ATGGTTGAAATTACTGAAATTATCGAAGATCAAAACACTCAAGACGATGTTGTTGCCGACGTCTTGGCTGAAGCTGTTGCTGAAACTGTTGCAAAAgctgaagaagaagaagaagatgatgacgatgagGGAGAAGCTTATGCATCCGATGACGAAGATTCTGATTATGATGATTTTGACGAAAATGAAACTTTGTTTGAGAGAATAGTTGCTTTGAAGGATATAGTTCCACCAAAACAAAGAAACGCAGTTTGTAATGCATTCTCTACCACTGTTAATATAGCCAAATCTATCTTTTCCAAAGGTGGTTCTTTAACCTGGACTATTGCCACCAGTGCTCTATTATTAGGAGTTCCATTATCTTTGACTATTTTGGCCGAACAACAATTGAttgaaatggaaaaaacCTTTGATTTACAAAGCAATGCCAATGATTTATTAGGCAGTGCTCCACAACAACCAGTCCCATCTCCAGCCGCCCAATAA
- the CPT1 gene encoding diacylglycerol cholinephosphotransferase (similar to Saccharomyces cerevisiae YNL130C | CPT1 | CholinePhosphoTransferase (paralog of YHR123W | EPT1)), with protein sequence MGYFVPHSKLANLKKYKYQGEDRSLISQYVLKPFWHQFVKIFPLWMAPNVVTLSGFGFIIVNLLTCLYYDTTLTQETPRWTYFSYAFGLFMYQTFDACDGTHARRTGQSGPLGELFDHCIDSLNTTLSTIVFASTFQLGFGYMLLLCSFATLCNFYLSTWEEYHTHKLFLSEFSGPVEGILMICGAFIITGIYGPQVVWHTKLFEIKGFAVETVHLCFFFLGFALLFNVIYAKKNVSDYYLQQSNNEDEPTASKAAEFQVAYANCGLLPYFLFFASITTIVVIEPSFMSLPFLLTIGLAFAFSVGRIIVAHLTLQKFPMVNAPMFIPILEFVLEIFLVEMLGYDKTITINNLLWLGFGLSLGIHGMFLNDIIYEFTTYLDIYALSIKHPKIA encoded by the coding sequence ATGGGTTACTTTGTTCCACACTCCAAATTAgccaatttaaaaaaatataaatatcaGGGCGAAGACCGTTCATTGATTTCTCAATATGTTTTAAAACCATTTTGGCATCAATTTGTCAAAATATTCCCATTATGGATGGCTCCAAATGTAGTTACATTGTCTGGAtttggttttattattgtgaaTTTATTAACTTGTTTATATTATGATACTACATTGACCCAAGAAACCCCACGTTGGACATATTTCTCTTATGCTTTTGGACTATTCATGTACCAAACATTTGATGCCTGTGATGGTACACATGCTCGTAGAACGGGTCAAAGTGGTCCGTTAGGTGAATTATTTGATCATTGTATTGATTCTTTAAATACAACATTATCAACAATAGTTTTTGCATCTACCTTTCAATTAGGTTTTGGTTATATGCTTTTACTGTGTTCATTTGCCACattatgtaatttttaCCTAAGTACTTGGGAAGAGTATCATACCCATAAGCTATTTTTAAGTGAATTTAGCGGCCCAGTGGAGGGGATCTTGATGATTTGTGGGGCCTTTATCATAACTGGTATTTACGGTCCTCAAGTTGTCTGGCATACCAaactttttgaaattaaaggTTTTGCTGTCGAAACTGTTCAtttgtgttttttctttttgggTTTTGCCTTGTTATTTAACGTTATTTATGCCAAGAAAAATGTTTCTGACTATTATCTTCAGCAGTCAAATAATGAGGATGAGCCAACGGCATCTAAGGCGGCAGAATTCCAAGTTGCTTATGCCAATTGTGGATTATTACcctattttttattttttgctaGTATAACTACTATCGTTGTCATAGAACCTTCTTTTATGTCATTGCCATTTTTATTGACAATTGGTTTGGCTTTTGCCTTTTCTGTTGGTAGAATTATTGTTGCACATTTAACATTGCAAAAGTTTCCGATGGTTAACGCACCAATGTTTATTCCAATTTTAGAATTTGTCTTGGAAATTTTTCTAGTTGAAATGTTGGGCTACGATAAAACTATTACCATTAACAATTTGTTGTGGTTAGGTTTTGGCTTATCTCTAGGTATTCATGgtatgtttttaaatgatatcATTTATGAATTTACCACCTATCTAGATATTTATGCTTTATCTATTAAACATCCAAAGAttgcttaa
- the CIA2 gene encoding iron-sulfur cluster assembly protein CIA2 (similar to Saccharomyces cerevisiae YHR122W | CIA2 | Cytosolic Iron-sulfur protein Assembly), with product MSEFINENPDILDESQLPKRKTDDYDETEEEQDLFGTIETTKNPNIVYSNSNGNVKRAFYDNNFFFSKNRKSLLKLVNKESSVYQNLKINNSLLLLQKSINKKKQHDDHTVPKVIINNTNKVKEELVDSQEIYDLISHISDPEHPLSLGQLSVIQLSDIEVINKSSPKTCMGEVIVRITPTITHCSLATLIGLGVRVRLDRSLSPRFRITILLKKGTHQSENQVNKQLNDKERVAAACENDQLLGVVSKMLSSCK from the coding sequence atgtcAGAATTTATCAACGAGAACCCTGATATATTAGATGAAAGTCAATTAcctaaaagaaaaacagaTGATTATGATGAAACTGAAGAAGAGCAGGATTTATTTGGAACTATAGAAACAACAAAGAATCCAAATATCGTATACAGCAATTCAAATGGCAATGTAAAAAGGGCATTTTATGataacaacttttttttttcaaaaaataggAAATCTCTTTTAAAACTAGTTAATAAAGAATCATCAGTCtatcaaaatttaaaaattaataattctcttttattattacaaaaaagtattaataaaaaaaaacagcatGACGATCATACTGTGCCTAAGGTCATTATTAACAACacaaataaagttaaagaGGAGTTAGTAGACTCTCAAGAAATCTACGATTTAATATCCCACATTTCAGATCCAGAGCATCCTTTATCTTTGGGCCAATTATCAGTTATCCAACTATCAGATATAGaagttattaataaaagtagTCCTAAAACATGTATGGGTGAGGTCATTGTCAGAATAACACCAACAATTACTCATTGTTCTTTGGCCACATTAATTGGATTAGGTGTAAGGGTTAGATTGGATAGAAGTTTAAGTCCAAGGTTTAGAATAACcattttgttaaaaaaggGAACACATCAAAGTGAAAACCAAGTGAACAAACAATTAAATGATAAAGAACGTGTCGCTGCAGCTTGTGAAAACGATCAGTTGCTGGGTGTTGTATCTAAAATGTTAAGTAGCTGCAAGTAG
- the NRK1 gene encoding ribosylnicotinamide kinase (similar to Saccharomyces cerevisiae YNL129W | NRK1 | Nicotinamide Riboside Kinase), giving the protein MSEKKVLIVGMSGCSSSGKTTLSKITSEVIPQSILIHEDDFFKHDDQIPIDPKYNIANWDSPDALDIPLFIKELDHIKKTGGCEISNKLIHNNNVDDLQKFNLDSNFLTQLKKKYADLLIKHSNLKIVLVDGFMLFHDDLLRSKFDIKLLFRAKYSTLKKRRGARPGYQTLDSFWVDPPYYFDEFVYKSYYDTHKKLFIDDDVENGKIRPIYNISCFDNDDNVNIEEGLEWIFQKIKENC; this is encoded by the coding sequence atgTCCGAGAAAAAAGTTCTAATAGTCGGTATGAGTGGGTGTAGTTCGAGCGGGAAGACAACTTTAAGCAAAATAACGTCTGAAGTAATTCCCCAATCGATATTAATACACGAAGATGATTTTTTCAAACATGACGATCAAATTCCCATTGACCCGAAATATAATATAGCCAATTGGGACTCCCCAGATGCATTAGATATACCCCTATTTATAAAAGAGTTAGAtcacataaaaaaaacaggtGGATGtgaaatatcaaataagtTAATACATAATAACAACGTTGACGATTTGCAAAAATTTAACTTGgattcaaattttttaactcaattgaaaaaaaaatatgcaGATTTACTCATTAAACATtcgaatttaaaaatagtcCTGGTTGATGGGTTCATGCTTTTCCACGATGATTTATTACGATCTAAATTcgatattaaattattattcagGGCTAAATATAGTACattgaagaaaagaagaggcGCTAGACCTGGATACCAAACTTTAGACTCTTTTTGGGTAGATCCTCCATACTATTTTGATgaatttgtttataaatCTTATTACGACACACACAAGAAGTTATTCATTGACGATGACGTCGAGAACGGAAAAATTAGGcctatttataatattagttgctttgataatgatgataatgtcAATATTGAAGAAGGTTTAGAATGGatctttcaaaaaattaaagaaaattgttGA